The Mus pahari chromosome 2, PAHARI_EIJ_v1.1, whole genome shotgun sequence genomic interval CacttatttattaaatacatgtgatatcattataaaatacaaagttaTAATATGCTGTAGATATTTGAGtgtttcaatgaaaataaattcaattttaatatttcatgattTCTAAATTGGACCTTATAATATTGCTACTGACATAATATGCAGTAAGTTTTTCATTAGATgtgagaaaattattttcaattctCCAATAGCATAAAATTAGTTAAGGTTAATATTCCCAAGTTTTCCTTTAATAGTTACAAATACAATTGCTTATTCACAATGAAATTCAATGTAAATTTAAGTGTAGGTGGTGAATATCACAGacacaattattatttttcttgaatatatCTTGCTATTGAATATAAgattcaaatcaaaatgaacgcaggtgtggtggcatacacctatcACACTTACGATTCCaggattttccttctttctttctacttctactttttttttttttgctttcaataTAGTTTATTCTGATGAAGTTACAGAAATGGATATAaaagacctttttaaaaacacttaatgacttagaaaaataaagccctaaagttttaaaaaatccaaCATAAATTTACATGAggaatattttaagttatttcagATGGTAATGAATACTACCTAATTCACAGTATTTTTTGATGCAGACCAACACAGAATCCTATTCTATTATCAGCAACACAGCACACTGGTCCATGACCATCCAGAATGGCTTTACAGAATACTTATTTACTATACTCTGATGAGGAAAATCATGTGAATTTCAATGTAGTTGCTTCAGTAAAGTTACTGCTGCCACATTTGCTCCAAAGCCCATCAAATCCCGGCATCAAAACTGAATGTAAAGTCAGGAAGCTACCGTGTCCTTCTTTGTCAGAACTCTCACTGACCTCAGGAGGAAAGAACATCACGGCTAAAGGTGCTCACCAGCTCATGCTCAGGCTGACAGTGTTTCAGGGCTCCATACTAACTGGGGATGGCTCCCATAGAGAGCAGAGGAAATGTGGCATCCTGACCAGACACACACTTGTAGGGCCTACACTCTTCAGGCTGTTGTGCCAGGAAGCGTTCTTGAACCCCCAAACACCACCAAGGAGTCTTTTCTACTGTAAaagcattagggtctctttattctaAACTCCTCAGGCTTGGGCTCTCCTCTAACCCAGTCCTTACAGGGCAGGATGGAAACCCTTAAACCCTCAGCAGAACaagtttttataggaaaataggagcaagggagggggtgagggaggggagtGTCCagtctggcaagcatctaatagAATAACTATAAGCAAACAGGtaggtgctctgaagcaagaacTTAAATCACAAttggtctgaaagtacatctgaaagagtcagaaaaaTCTTTGcttaactgttgctaggaagtagctagggagtaattCTGGCCAAGGACAAGTCACAGGGTCCTTCCTACTATGTGGGTATAGCTTGGGTTCTGCTGCAGGTCAAGCTgtcaggcatttttttttgtttttctttttcttccttccttccttccttctttcctttcttgttttcttgttttcttttttcttttttctttttttttgtaagatggaGGCAGGTCCCAAGACAGAGTAGATTTGGCCTTTCAGGGCCTGAATTATTTTTGCCCCTGAGGTAAGGACATCATGTCTGAGAAGCTACATCTAGTGGAATCTCCGGGCTTAGAGAGTAGTTAAGAGTGCAAAAGGGAAAGCACATCACCAAGACTGTGCCTGTGCCTTTGATGCAAGTCATCGAGAACAGAGACCTGCAGATATCCAGTGAGCAGCTCTGTTAACTGGAGCTCTGCAACCCAAGGATGAAAGAACCCCTGGCTAATTGGCTGCTGGtaagttcattttatttacacAGCAGAGTAACAATATAGTAGTTGACAACACAAAAATTGTACCATAAGGAAGTATGGCTTTAAGAAAAATCTAtcgccggacagtggtggcacacgcctttaatcccaacacttgggaggcagagacaggctgatttctgagtttgagaccagtctggagtgagttctagaacagccagggctacacagagaaaccctgtctcgaaaaaaaaaatctattattgtacttcttttgttttttaaaatttaatgtgcattgatgtttgtcattcatgtctgtttgtgtgaGGGAGTTAGGTCCACTGGAACTTGTGTTACAGACACATATGAGCTGCTGTCTGGGggttgagaattgaacctaggttcttttggaagagcagctaatgcttTAAAGTATGTATCATCTTTCTATCCCAAACTGTCTACGTTTTTCAAAATCCTGGAAGTTAAAGCACCTCCGGGCCAAGAAAGAATTCACCAGGCAATTGGAAGCCACTGCAGTGCAGTCCAGCCAGGGAGCAGAATCAGTCAGGATGACTAACTCCTGCTGAGGGGCGCAGGAGAGCTGTGGCATAGGCAGATGAACCCAGGACAGATTGATTTTGTTCAGATGTTATAAAACAGCCCTCTAGccaaagaaagtaagaaaaaaagaaagaaagaaagaaagaaagaaagaaagaaagaaagaaagaaagaaagaaagaaagaaagaaagaaagaaagaaaatcctccttcTCTCATGTTCCGGCCTCAGAGGTGAACAACAGCACAGCGTGTGCACAGAGCTGGTTAAGGCAGACTGGCTCGAGAGTCTGAcacttctttaattttaaaagagaagaaaaaaggagaaggggaCACAACAAAACCTGGAGACACTCTTTTCAGTTTCAAACCACCAACAAGGCTTTGCTTCATATTCCACTAATGAACTGTTTCTATATCTTAGCATCTACCTCTCTTAGCATCTATCCATCTTAGCATCTACCTCTCTTAGCATCTACCCATCGTAGCATCTATCCCAGCACTTTCTAGGCGAAGGCACGAATATTGTGGGTTTGACTGAAGTCAATTTGAAGTACAGGTTGTGAGatctttccctctttttaaaaactctctctgtcttctctctctcacaaagaaatataacaaaattaacCTTGAAACAGATAATGTAGAATGGTGAAATTGTTGATTATTAAGAAATGGAACAAAATTATGCCAGTTAATGACATTAAACCACTGGCCACAATGTACCTACACCACAAAAGCCAAATGATAAAAACTTGAGTTTGTATTTGCAATAATTAGagaattttcagtttcttttgaaTAAATCACATTAAATGTCTGCACCAGTAATGTAGTCAGGAATCATGCATTTGATGAAATCAATGAGAAATACATTCTctatcttttaaaagttcattttattgCACAAGCATATCTTACATAAGTCTCAGTTTTTCACTTATTTGATATAAAGATATTCATGCTAGCAGCCATGGCCCACAGTATGTCATTGCTCTATTCATAGCCCCAGTAGGCCaataatttcacacacacacacacacacacacacacacacacacacacacacacacacatttgcagaCCACATTTTCAAATCTTTCTAAAACTCATGCCATACAACTTGTTATGAAACTCTCCATATGATTGCTTTCCCATTTCTGATACTCTGCTTCATCTCAGGGGAACTGGCTGGTAAGTGTGAGATGGTCATTTTTGTCAGCATCTGTGTGCTTCCAGTTACACCCCCACAAACTCAATGTCCAAAGAACAAGTCATCTCTTTAAGTTATTTAAGAGTATTAGATAATAGCTATGAATTAATACCTTGTCAACAACTGACCAGTATTTAGTTTTGCTGTCATTATATCCTGTATAAAGTTTCCAGGGAACTAGCTTAGATGGCTAAGATCCCAAGATTCTTAAAAACTCATTCTTGTTGCTGACAGTGGACAATATATCAGGCAATCCTATGTATTTTGTCACTTGAAGTCACATACTCAGTGTATGTTCTGAGTATTCATACTGCTTTTAGGTCACTAATCACTAAACATggaaatacttaaaaatgaaaatgttacttTTCATCCAGTATATCTGTATGTTCCTTAGAGTATCAATCTCCACAAAGAAGAATGCAAAGTTCACTATGAATTCATAACAGAAGTTTAAAATCAAATACTGTCATTATGGAGGGCTAAAGTGATTTTTCTTGGAAATGTACAAATCTATGCAGAAAGCAGCTCTTCATCCCTTGTTACACAGATTTTCAGACGGTTGTTTTGATATGCTTAGTCTTTTGGTCTGAGTCAATTTAATAGTGATGCCTTCTCCATTTTTCTAAGCTGTATTGACACTCTTTGGAGTTCAGTACTTAGATTCTAAACTAATGCTCTCTCTTGTTGTAGGCTCCTAGGTGGACATCTTCAGATGTGATTATATATCATGTAGATACTagagaaatcaagaaagtaaaatgGGATCATCACCACGATGCATGTTGAGGAGGAGTGTAACAGAGACCAGATCAGCAGGATGTTCtaatcagagaaatggaaaagacagaacttactgtgaggaggagggagataaaTATAGAGCAAGGTAGGGTTAAGGGTAAAGGGCATAGCAGAACATGATTTgttggaaaggaaaataagaaactgGGTGGTTTTTTAGgtaagggagagggagataaaTTCAGAGAAGGATATAGttaggtaaaattaaaaaaaaattgatgtctGAAAAGGCCATAAGAAATCATACTGGTAGTGATTTAGTTCCCTCCTaaataacaaggaaagaaaaatagtgttTCTCCTGATATCTGGGAGTTAATTCTTTAATACTGAAATGGGATTCCTAAAGGCTTTGAATGGAATGGAAACTGAACTAGAAGCCATTTACAACCACATTTATCCATAATAGCTATATAATTAACAGAGTGTAGGACTACAATAATTGTCTCCAactctgtgtcttcagttctagaTTCTAGGGATGTACGGCTtcatggaaaataaataataaataaacataaataaatatgaaacataaataaagacgAATGGAGAGAGTTCTTGCTGATTAAAATAAGATTATCATGAATTACCAGGTGATTCTATTAGAATTATGAATCAAAGCAAGGATAGTTACAAAATAGAACAtagtaaatatttgtaatatgaGACATACtcaccagatttttaaaaatatatttagtgatttttttgtCCCATCCTGACATGTTTGTTCAGCTGGACAATTCTGATTAATATTCTGTGCTCATCAGTACTGTTTTAGgtgttaaatataaaatgaggAAAATTATATCAATAGTAAGATATTTTTAAGTCATAAGACTCAGATAAATCAGACAAAACTTTTATGTACAGATATGACTGTGAATGCATTTATTATCTGTATACTCTCTCTATATAGGAGATACATGGAGATTATCTAGTCATGTAGGCCATGATGTTCATGATGGAACACCAAAAGTTAAAGAGACAGGTTAATCAAGAGTTAGTATAGAAAATAGAGTGATGATATAGACATACTGTCTAGAGAATCACAAGTTTcatgtgttgtattttttttcaggaataaGAATATGATTGCCCCATGCTCTTAAGATGAAAACACTTTCCACTTATGTTCTCATTAGAGAATGCACTTTATTTTCAAGCTGGGCTTGGATTCCTAGCCAATATGTTTCTTCtagttttttatattttcataatccTAGGTCACAGACCTAAGCCCACGGACCTGATCTCCTGTCAACTGACCTTCGTTCACATAATGATGATCCTCACTGGAGGAAATCTCATACTTACAGACATATTTGAGTCACTGAATGTTGAGAATGACATCAAATGTAAGGCAACTTTATACACAAACAGAGTGATGAGAGGCCTCTCTATCTGcatcacctgcctcctgagtgtgatCCAGGCTGTCACAATCAGTCCCAGTACCTCTATACTggcaaaatttaaacataaactaagaaaacacatggtcaatgcttctttcttttatatttgctCTTTCAATTTTTCTCTTAGTAGTATCCTGATCTTCTATGTTGGCGGTTTTACCAACATGAGTGAGACCAAGCAGATGAAGATCACTAAATCCTGCTTAATCTTGCCAATGAACTACATCATCAGGGGAATGGTTGTAACAGTGACAATTGTCAGAGATGTGTTCTTTGTAGGAGTCATGCTGatcacaagcacatacatggtgaTTATCTTGTTCAGGCATCAGAGGCAATGCCAGCATCTTCATAGCATCAACCATCTGAGAGCATCCCCTGAGAAAAGGGCCACCCAGACCATCTTGCTGTTGGTAGTTTTCTTTGTGGTCATGTACTGGGTGGACTTCATCCTCTCATCCTCCTCAGTCCTGTTATGGATGTATGACCCAGTCGTTCTGATTGTTCAGAAGTTTGTGATGTATGCCTATCCCACAATTACTCCATTGGTACAAATTAGTTCTGATAATAGACTAATCAATGTGTTGAAAACCTTGCAGTCAAAATGCCactagattttattttagtttttacatattcactttacatccaacTCATTGCCTCTCTCCAGTTACCCCCTGACACAATACTTCCCCCACACctacttccccttctcctctgagactgcacctccctccccaccccaggcatCACCCCACACttgcacttcaagtctctgtaaggTTAAGGGATTCCTTTCCAACAGAGGCAAGAGAGGCAGCCCAGACAGAAGAGCATTTAGAGCATTtcacacatacaggcaacagcattttttgtgtgtgtgtgtgttttgagacaaggtttctctgtgtagctctggctgtcctggaacttactttgtagaccaggatggccttgaacacagaaattcGCCTGCCACTGACTCCAGAGTGAGTGcttgccaccacgcctggctcaggcaacagcttttgggatagcagcCACTTAttctttgggacccacatgaagttcaagctgtacatctgttacatatgggGGGGGGCTACATCCAGCCCATGTTCATTCTTTGGTAGGAAGTTCAGTTTCTACAATACTCGGTGGTCCAGGTGAGttgtctctgttggtcttcctgtagagttcttATCCCCTTTAGGGCAGCAattctttctcctattcttctATAACTGTTCCCAATCTCCATCCACAGTTTGGATGTAGgtacctgcatctgtctgagtcagctgctaggtgaagcctctcagTGGAAACCCATGCTATACTCCTGTTCCAAGCAGAACaaagtaccattaatagtgtcagagtttggtgcttgcctatgggatgggtaTCAAGTTGATCTACTTTTTGGCTGGCTatcccctcagtctctgcttcatcccccatccctgcatttcttgtagatggGATAAATTTGGGGTCTAAAGTTTTGGGTTGGTTTAGTGTCCTGAtggctccactggggttcctgctgGCCACAGGGGTCAGCCTCCAAGTGCTCCATATCCCCAGTGCTATGAGTTAAGGACACCACCATTAATTGTTTGGTGCTTTCCCAATCCCGTCTTCATCTCTTTCTGGAGATGCCCCCTAACTCTGCCTGTCCCTGTTGTTTGCAGATTTCCATGAATTCTTATGGCCGTCTGGTTATCTCCCATGCCCCTCACCACAGCTGACCCCAAAAAGACCCCCATGTCCTGATCTCCTCTTACCCAGTTTCTTCCTTCATCTGCCTTCTATGACTTTCCATTCCCTCTTTTAAATAAGTCTtaagcatccttgcttgtgccCTCCTTCCTGTCCAGCCTCCTTGAGTTTGTGGAGTGTAGCACGTGCATCCTGTATTttattgctaatatccacttattttttattttattagat includes:
- the LOC110316670 gene encoding vomeronasal type-1 receptor 100-like produces the protein MFSLENALYFQAGLGFLANMFLLVFYIFIILGHRPKPTDLISCQLTFVHIMMILTGGNLILTDIFESLNVENDIKCKATLYTNRVMRGLSICITCLLSVIQAVTISPSTSILAKFKHKLRKHMVNASFFYICSFNFSLSSILIFYVGGFTNMSETKQMKITKSCLILPMNYIIRGMVVTVTIVRDVFFVGVMLITSTYMVIILFRHQRQCQHLHSINHLRASPEKRATQTILLLVVFFVVMYWVDFILSSSSVLLWMYDPVVLIVQKFVMYAYPTITPLVQISSDNRLINVLKTLQSKCH